A segment of the Candidatus Protochlamydia naegleriophila genome:
CAGCTTCTTTTCCACCTGTGCAAAATCCAAAATGCTTTCCATTTAAATCCTTTGGCTCCTCAATCCCTTCTCCTTCACGAAAAATGAAGGCATTCAAAGGCTCCTGGATCAATATTCCGATAGGCTCGATCTGCCCACTTTTTTGAAAGGCGCGGATGGTATGGGGCATATAGGCCACGGCCAATTCACATTGATCTAAAAGCAAATAGGAAGTCGCATGGCAGGGCTCTTGCAGTTTTTGTATGGAAAGATCGATCCCCTCGTCCTGGAAAAATCCCTTATGTATTCCTACATATAAGGGAATATGATTGGGATTCGGCAGCCAATCCAAAACTAACCGCACCTGATCTGTCTTACGCTGGCATCCCAAAACTGCGCTTCCCAATGTGACAAAGCAAATAAGCGACCACACAACTCTTGAGTGAAGCCATTTGCGTACTAAAACTTTGAGGGGCCTTCGCTCCAAAACAAGCCGCTCTCCATACAACGTGATCCAGTACAGGGTATAACTGATCAGTGTCAGGCACAGAAGAGCCGCAAAATTAGTTTCCAAATCGGTATCGCGGCGGCTTTCCACCATTAAGACTCCAAGCCCGGACTGCCCCCCAGCCCACTCACCAGCGACTGCTGCCACCCCTGCAAGAGCTGCGGCGAGCCTAAATCCACTAAAAAGATGAGGCAAAGCCCATGGCAGCTTCAGCTTATAAAACAGCTGCCAAGCAGTGGCCTGATTGAATAAAAAGTATTCTTGAAGTTCTTTAGGAACCGAGCGGAGGCCTTGATAGATGGTGATAGTCAGAGGAAAGAAAATCATAAGCGCCGTTGGGATCACGATTGCCGTAAAAGACCAGCCAAACCAGACGATCATGATAGGAGCCAAGGTAAACATGGGGATGCATTGAATAACAATGAAAAAGGGCTGTAAAAGCGAACGGGCCATTAAAAAGCGATCCATGACCCACGCTAGAGGAAAGGCGACGCTGATTGCCAAGGCAAATCCGCACATCATCTCTTTTAACGTCACACTCGTATGAAACCAGAAACGATCTGCTTTTTGCCATAGGCGAATCAACACTTGAGAAGGGGCTGGCAAGACAAATATGTAGTCGCGATTAAAGAAACTGAATAATTCCCAACCTAGTAAGAGCCCCATCAGAAGCAAAACAGTTAACAGCGTATTTTTCATGCAATACTTTTAGTGATTTAAACATTGGATCAATGCCATGGCAGCAATCAAACGCAACGTTTGTGAAGGTTCATTTAAAGTTTCAATTAAAAAAGGAACGGAAGTCATAGAACCGATTCGCCCAAGCCCCTCTAAAATCTTTGTTCTCGTTTCCTTATCCCCATTTGCATAGCCTTGTTCCAGAACCTGAATCGGAGCCTCTTCATGAGACCATAAAGAAAGCACAAGCGCTGCTTGAATCCGCACTTTTGGGTGCTCATCTTGCAACAGTTGCTGAACAAGGTCTACGGCTTCTTCATCCCCTTCAGTCAACAATAAGGCCGCGGCCGCTCCGGAAATTCCCCATACCCGTTCGGCCAAAAATTCGCGCACAGCGCCTTGAGTATCAGGCTCTTTTAACACCGCTAAAATATTGAAGAGTTTCAAGCGAATGAGCTGGTTATCCATCTCAGGAGTAGATGAAGGCTCTTCTTCTCGGTTGAAGTGGTGGTTGGAGAGCGCATTAAAAATGCCGCATTCGACTTCGCACCACTTATCTTTTTCAGACACCATGACCTGTTTGACAACTTGCGCAGCACGCTCAGTGGCTAGGCGTTGTCCAATTAATCCCAAAGCCAAGTTAAGACGAACGTAAGGATCTCCATGCCTTTCAAATAAAGTCAAAGCCACGCTTGCGCCATAGCGTCCCGTTGCAGCAAGAGCGCTCGAGGCCACAAGGCGCACGTCTTGCTTGTCGCTCATTAGATAGCGCTCAATGATCGCCGCACCCTCATCCGGAACATACAGCGTCAAGAGCCAGGCGGCTGAAAGCGCCGCTTTAAAATTGCCGTCTTGCACTCCTTTCCTGGCCGCTTCCAAAACCGCTTCCTGGGATTCTTTCGGACGTATCAAGCCAATGGCCTGATAAGCCGCGGCCCTCACATCGGGCCGGTAATCACGCGTTAAATCCAAAAGCTGGTCCAAGTCACGCAATGAGTGGAAATGGGCAATTGCTTGACAGGCCAGAAGGCGCAATCCAGCTCGATTGCTTGAAGCGAGTCTCACAACCTCATTGCGTTGAATCGAGTCGAGCAGAGCGAGCAAAGATTCAATTGCTAAGGCTTTTTCTTCTGCCAAACTTTTTTCAGAGCTGATCAAAGCCTCCAGATCTCCTTGCAATTCTAAGATTTTCATCTGTCCAATTGCCTTGATCACCTCGTGTCTGACAGGACGCATTTTCTCTTCGCGGAAGAGGCGCTTGACTTCAACAATTAACTTTTCATCATGCAAGTGCCCGCCCAATTTAACCGCAAACGCTCGGATGGCGTAATTTGAATCGCGCATAGCCTGGTAGATAATGTCCACTCCCCGTCCTTCCTGGCAAAAAAACGCAGCCAAAAGGGCCAGCTGCCTCGTAATCAGGGAATGAGACTGAGAGGCCTTTCCCAATACTCCCCAAGCCATTTCTTCAATCAATTCTCGGTTTTGATTTTGTTCGGGAAAAAGTGCGAGATAGTTTTTCCAAGCCTTCAACATCTCTTTTTCACGCCCTAAACGAGCTAAAGAGCGTATGTAAGCCTCATGCAGGGATGCAGAATGGGGATAGAGAGCAAGAGCATTTTTTGCTTCTTCATGAGCGGTTTGAAAATCTTTGATGCAAAAATGCGCCTGTACATGCCTAGCTTTTTTGTTAATCTCTTGCTCTTCGGCGCAGGCAGCAAGAGGTAGAATGAAGGCTAAGCAGCTAAAGGCAGCACGCATTTTCAACATTCGCAGCAACATGATTTAATCAGTTGGCTAATGGACTTAAATTCTTGTGCACGCGAATCCTTCACGAGCTCAAATAAAATGGTTTCAACGCAGCTAATGCGGATGCCACTATCGCGCATCTCAGCTATACCTGTTGAGAACTCATATATTGAGCGTGAAGCAATTGCATCATTCAAAACAGTTACCTGCTTTCCAGCCTGGACGAGCCCCTTTGCCGTTTGCAATACGCAAATATGAGCTTCGATACCCACCAAAACCCACTGTTGAATAGGCAATGCGAGGATATGTTCACGCAAGGCTTTGTCATCCATGCAGGAAAAAGTCGTTTTAGTCCAAGGGCAGTAGGTATCTCCCAAAAGAGTTTTTAAAGGAATTAATGTTTCTCCCAACCCTTGCGGATACTGCTCGGACAGAAAGATGGGAAGTTGGAGTGTTTCAAATCCTTTCACCACCTTAAAAATGGCTTGCAAAACTTCTGCACCACGCTCAACCGAAGCAAATACCTTATCTTGTACATCGATAATGAGTAAACCTGTATGAGAACGCTCTAAGGTAAAGGGCAACATGCCATCACACTCCTTTCGAAATTTAGCATTAAATGAGTCATTAGACCTCTTTCGGCACTTGCTTTGACTAAAAGAATTGAAGCAGGTTTCGAAAGCAGTCTGAGATGTAATTGCAAAGTCTTTTCAAACATTTAATTTTTAAAAACTCTACTCGAGAATCAAACTTCGAGAAGCCATGACACAGATCTTTTTTAAGCCATTGGCCCCAGTTGACGTCCCCCAATCAAGTGAAAGTGCAGGTGAAAAATCGTTTGCCCCGCTTCCGAACCATTATTCGTCAAAAGGCGATATCCTTTTTCGATCTTAAATTGCTTGGCTAGTTGCTGAGCAACGGAGATGATTTCACTCAACAGAGCAAAGTCTTCCGATTGTAGCGATTGGAGATCGGCGATCTCTTTTTTAGGAATGATCAAAAGATGAACGGGAGCCACAGGGTGGATATCTTTAATGGCAAGAATGCGTTCATTCTCGAATACTTTTTCAGATGGAAGCTCGCCCCTGATAATTTTTCCAAATACCGTCGCCATTAAATGCTGCCTCCTTCGCATGTTTAAGAGTATATTCTAAAGCTTTTAACGCATCTTCGCGTGTTTCCCAAACTGATATAAAGCGTCCCTTGTGGCAAAAAATGGCCCCAGAAATCCCAGAAATGCGCTTTAAATCTTCATCTAACAATCCTGCCCATTCTTGTGGTTGCGGCAATCTAACCTTCATACGGTCCTGGTAAGAAGGAGGGATTCCACGCAACTTCCAGTGGTTACCAGAAGGCATAATAACAAATAAGGCCGGGTGTTCATCCCCTTTAAGCTCAAAGAAAATTTCTAGCCAAGGCAAATTCTGATCAAAGAGCAAACACTCTTGAGACTTGGCCATGCATTCGGCCACAATCTCTCGGCATGACTGCGTATATTTAAATCTATCCCACAATCTTTGCAAATGCTCAAAGACGAACGTCAGCGCTTGGTGAAAGGCTTGGTTTTGCTCTTCAGGTGCACAGTCGTAGTGGATGGGAGTGTAGTTGGAGACGACGTGAGAAAATGAGCAATAACCGGGAATGAGAGGATCCCTACCGTTGTCGTGCGCATCGATTCCCATGACCAAAGAAGAATTGAAAAATTCATACTCGTTGGGTTTCAACTTCCCTATTGTCTGAAGATACTTAAGAATCATTCCAGCACTACTCAAGGGACCTTGATAATCTACTTGATGGTGGTCGAATAATTTTTGGGATGGATCGTAAACACCGCCTACATCGCATACATATTCGCACGTGGCTAAAACGTGCAGATCGCGCGTACGGACGATTCTTTCCTCGTCAATCAAATCAAAAAGCATGAGCAGCGCACATGCTGTGACCTCGTCAGCATGAAACGTCCCATCGTGGGTTCCGCAGCTCCGCGGAGTTTTGTCTATATTCATCTCGATAAGCCCGTCCCTTCAGAGAATTTACTCATTATTAAGCCAAATTCACACAGATAAAGACCCTAGCAAAAATATAATAAAAAGCAATTATGGCAGAATGATCTTTTACGAAAAAGGCCTAATTTTCCAGAGAGCTTTTCGTGACAAATAACCCTGACCAAACTTCACGTTTGATCTACAATCACTTAAGCGCATTTAAAATTTAAACTTCTTACCCTCTCTTTCCCTCTTTTTGAATCCAACATTTTTTTCCTAGCTAAAGAATAATCGTTTTCGCTATGTTACTCCACTTTTTCCCTCATAGTTCAGATTTATGAACAAATTCCTACTCTGTTCTTCCCCCTCCACTTTTCTCCCGCATGAAGCGCTTCAGCTCTCGCACACAGAAACGCAATGAATTGACAATCAACTTGTTAAGAAAATAGAACACAGCATCATTTTTTTTCGACTCCCCTCCTATCTGGCCATTTCTAGCCCCAAATCCTCCATCTATGAACAATGTATCTACAACATTTCCACATTTTTAATGGCTCAAGTGAAGGCTTTAACCTCAAATAGGCGAACAAAAAGAGTACATCAGAAAGGAATGGTTCCCTTTTCCTCTGTAAAGGGGTGATGAAAAAGAGAGAAAAAAGAAGCTATTCAGCCTAAGCAAAGGGCAAGTTTTGAAGATGGTAGAATATTTATGGGCTAGCTGAAAAACATTGAATAAAGTATTTTGCTTTTTTTCACATTGGACTGCTTATTGCATTAGCGGTTGGATCATTTGATCTCTACGAACGAAACGGAATGATATTATGGAAAGCCATCTCGATTTCTACCACTACGACCTAGCCACTCCCGATGGCTCTGTCACTAATTTAACGCGTATGAACGACAAAAGAGCGGAGGCCACCGTTTTTATTCAAAACATTTCCCCTTATTTTGTCGGTTTTCAAATTGATCCCCAACTTGTCTTATTTAATATTAAGAGTACGTTAGCGCAGCTGGGGCTGGACGGCATTGGCTTGAGCTTTGAACTAGATCAGAAGAATCTATGTGCTCAGGTTCAAGTCCAGCTTAATGCCATTGGACCCATAGCCGTTGAGATGTTAAAATACCTGCAAGTTGGCAGCTCGCTTGGCAAGCTCTTTGCTGCCGATGAGCGCCGGCGCGTGCGCGATCCTGATTATCTCAGCCGCATGTTTGGGCGCTCCGACCGTTGGGGCAAACCACTTTTGTCGCTTGGCGGGCTTCACGGCAGCAATGATCTCATATTAGACCGAGTCGATGGCAGGACCATTGCTTACCTGACTCTTCAAAATGGGCGCGTCGTTTACGATTCATCCATTTATGGTTTTTTACCTACTTTGGCGAAGGCTTTGGTTAAAGACACCAAAATGCGCGACATTTTGCGACTGCATCAGGAATGGAAGCCCATGATGACGCGCAATGTCTCTGAAGATGAAATCCTGCTTGTCCGAACCCTTCCTCTCCACATTCGAACAGTTTTTGGACGCGTTGTCGACAGCTTATTATCTCCTGGTTACCATCACACGTCGGCATCAATCCTGCAACCCGATACATTTGCCTCAGGAGATATTTACGAGCTGTACGGTCAAAGCAAGCGCGAAATCACAGATATTCCTCTCGAATTTTACACTTTGGAACCTTATCGCGAACACGTCTTTTTCTCGGATCGCGATCAATTGCAAACATGCCTAGAAGACAGTAAAACATTGTTTGAAGCCTTTGCTACAGCCCCGCTTCCTTCGGAAAATCGCGCAGCTGTTTTTATCGTTAAAGGACAGCAGCTAAAGTCATTGAAACCAGATGATTGGATTACGCGTGAAACGCGCCTTCATGAGTTTCCAGGTCCCTTCCATGGAACCCGGCAAGCTCTCATGGTCGAGCGCTATATTGAACAGCAGCCCTCTTATCCATTCTTAAAAGCTATCGATAGCGGTGTGATCACAAGCCAGGGGATTTTACTGACTCGTTATTTCCCATCGCCTTTGATGAAGCGGATGCTTTTGAGCGATCAGGTACAGCGTTGCCTAAAAGGCATTTACTTCCAATACCCCTCTCTTTCCCACATGAATTTTTTCTCGGCGGAAGACCGGGCTTTATTGCATGACTTAGAAAAGTTTGCCATTCCTGTTTATTGGGTGGATGAGGCGACGCGTCAAATCCTACAATACATTCAAAAGCCTGATAGAGATTCCGGCTTTTTTGTTCCGCTTAATAGCGTGGACACCTTTTTAAAGTCGACCGTTTTTGGCATTTATGGATCCAATTTGCTGGCTGGGGATTTTGAGCACGAAATGCGCGTTTTACTGCAGGGTGTCTTAGATATGCGCAGCGAAATGCAGCATCCGCTTCTTAGCAAAAATACCCCCTTAGCCCTGGTTACAGGCGGCGGACCAGGAGCCATGGAAGTGGGCAACCGCGTTGCAAAAGATCTTCACATCTTATCATGTGCCAATATTGTCGATTTTACTGCCAAAGACGGGGCCATGGTCAATGAGCAATTACAAAATCCTTTTGTTGAAGCCAAAATGACTTATCGCCTTGACAAGCTTGTTGAAAGGCAAGCCGAGTTTCATCTCGATTTCCCCATCCTTTTGATGGGCGGCATTGGAACAGATTTTGAATATTGTTTAGAAGAGGTTAGGCGCAAAGTCGGTTCTGTCGAGTCGACACCCATCCTATTGTTTGGAGAGGCTGATTATTGGCGCAAAAAAATCACTTCGCGCTTTGAATGCAATCTTCATTCAGGAACGATCAAGGGATCTGAATGGATTAGCAATTGCTTCTATTGCATTCAAAAAGCGGAGCAAGGAATCAAAGTATACCGCGACTATTTCATGGGCAAATTGCCGATCGGCAAGAATGGCCCGATCTACGAAGAGGGATTTAAGGTCGTCGATTAGGCAAAATTCAAAGAGCCGTTATGTTATCCTCAAGGAAGAGAACAAGATTTTAACGCAAAGGAGATGGAACGGCGGAGAGACGCAGAGGAAATGATAAGCCATTGACTCCCCTGCTCTATCCATCTATGAAGCGCTTTATTATATGCTCGGAAGAGCGGCTGATCGAATCGCAACCTATAGCGTTAACATCAGCGATTATTTAGACCATCGTCTTGTAAAGGCTCTTGTTGAGAGCCTCTGGCAGGTTCACGCGTCTCTTTCTCGGCCTGCTCGGCATTGAAAAGGGCTACCTTTAAAAAAGGTGCAAGCTGATTGGCTGGGAATGACTCTTCAGGATTAAAAGCACGTTGAGTCAAAAGATAAAGGTAATCGTCATTGAGGATTTGCTGGCCAGCTATTTCTTGAATATTGCGCCAATAGTTACGCTTATAATGGGGATGAGCCTCTAAAAAGGCTTGCACTTGCGCAATCGACGGATTGAGCGCATTAATTTCCGCCCCTTCCCGATAGTAGTTTTTCCACCCTAAAAAGGCTTGCCTCACAAGAACTGGCAGGCTTGATTCTGGCAACGATTGCAAGTCATTCATTTGTTCGAATTGCTTGGACTCCATGAGCTTAACATAGTCTTGCGGTGCCGTAGGCCAGTTCTTTGGTTGCCACTCTTCGACCTGATTCAAAAATTCTATGAATTCAATGGGCTTAATAGAACGAACGACCTGTTCTGGAACTAGCAAGCGATGCCATGTGTGGTACAAAAAAAGAAGATCTGGCGGAGCCGTCACAATGGCATCCGCCTCGCCCAATTCCAGCGTTTCTTTAGCAGTTTGAAATCCCGGTAAATAGCCCGCCTTTTTAGACACATTCGAGCGCAAGAAAGAGGGAAACTGCCACAAGAAGACTGAAAATTGGCGATTTGTCACATCCAAGAAAGGTTCCGCTTTCTTTTCGTGTTGCACAACTCCCTGGTACCATCCCATCGACCCCCAAACCATCGCAACAAGTGCTGTTGCGAGGAAGATCCAAAGCCAAAGAGGAAAGGCTCTTGACCCAAGGCTTGGTGATTCTTGAATAAAGTCTTTTTCAGACAGCGGCTGATCAGCCGCTGGTGCTTTTGACTCTATCGTATCTTTATCAAATGGACCGGAACTTTCTGGGTTCATAATTAAAATCCGTATGAACCTCTGATGCTAACATAGTGGGTTGCTTTTTTACAGAATTGTCCATCTAAAGAATAGCCATCATGATATTCCAAGAAAAAGCGGAGCTTGCGGCGAATACCAGACACTTTTCCCCATTCCCAGCCGATCGCATAGGTTTGGTTAATGTGGTTTTTAAAATGAGATTGATAGCGGAAGTGCATCCCAAAGAAGGGCTCACCGTAAAGTCTATTACAATAATCGCGGTATCCGAGCTGTGGAAAGCGCAACTCTAAGCCCGCTTCCATATAAAATTCACCCACTCTAAACGAGTCATCTTGGCAACATACATTACCGAGTACGCCATATAAACGCACTTGTCTGTTTTGCCAGGAAACGGATAAATCCAAGGCTTCGATACTAGGATTGCGACGATCAAAGTGGGGGTGGTTGATTAAAAACTCATCACCAATATGAGTAGAGATATGATAGCCCCTTAAGCGGATGGCCCAGTTACCAAAGGCATAGGTGATGGGCACGCCGACATAATAATCGGCATCGATCAAAGGAGAAGAGTAGTGTAGTGGATCGAAAATCGCCCATACTCCGCCTTCCAATTCTAATTGCAAATCGCCACGGAAACTCCAGATATCGCACCAACGGAAAATGGGGAGAGTATCACCGAATGAAACATCAATGACATTTTGTACCAATGCACGGTCATTAAAGCGCCAACCCACAGAATAGGTCAACTGGCGAGGATCTGCCAGAAAAGGACGAAACATGGGAGGCCCTTCAGGCAACCAAATTCCCCAAAGGTTATGGGAACGTGCATACTCGCAATCTGTTTCTGGTTCTACCGACGCCCAGCAGTTTTCATTGTAGATTTCTGGGTGAGCACTTCGATAATTATCCAGTTCTTGAGAGGCTTCGACAGTAGTGGCCGTATCTGCGCATGCAGGCGCATCGTCTTTATCAAAATTGTCTGCGAACAATAATGAATTAAAACTAAATACAAAGATCCAAAAATGTTTGGCATAGCGCATCATATATACTCTCACATCGCTTGATAATGTTCATATCCAGGCTAATTTGAAAAATTGGTATTTGCCAAATCCCACTTTAAACTTTGATGTTCTATCCGATGTCGCTTAGGCCAATCAGATAAAACAGGTCATCTGGTTGTCGAGACCCCAAAGTT
Coding sequences within it:
- a CDS encoding ABC transporter substrate-binding protein; the protein is MKNTLLTVLLLMGLLLGWELFSFFNRDYIFVLPAPSQVLIRLWQKADRFWFHTSVTLKEMMCGFALAISVAFPLAWVMDRFLMARSLLQPFFIVIQCIPMFTLAPIMIVWFGWSFTAIVIPTALMIFFPLTITIYQGLRSVPKELQEYFLFNQATAWQLFYKLKLPWALPHLFSGFRLAAALAGVAAVAGEWAGGQSGLGVLMVESRRDTDLETNFAALLCLTLISYTLYWITLYGERLVLERRPLKVLVRKWLHSRVVWSLICFVTLGSAVLGCQRKTDQVRLVLDWLPNPNHIPLYVGIHKGFFQDEGIDLSIQKLQEPCHATSYLLLDQCELAVAYMPHTIRAFQKSGQIEPIGILIQEPLNAFIFREGEGIEEPKDLNGKHFGFCTGGKEAVFLNALLKSNRLISKEQVNVACDPVTALATKKVDVLYGAYWNIETEHMRSLGLPTRFFKLSQFGIPTYYELIILAKKQTPYVEEVFVRKFKKALQKSIDYSRVHPDEAFALYTLYQPDKSDKTRTWEQAAWMQTLPVLADQQTLSQEVWQTFEAWMKAHHLL
- a CDS encoding HEAT repeat domain-containing protein, translated to MLKMRAAFSCLAFILPLAACAEEQEINKKARHVQAHFCIKDFQTAHEEAKNALALYPHSASLHEAYIRSLARLGREKEMLKAWKNYLALFPEQNQNRELIEEMAWGVLGKASQSHSLITRQLALLAAFFCQEGRGVDIIYQAMRDSNYAIRAFAVKLGGHLHDEKLIVEVKRLFREEKMRPVRHEVIKAIGQMKILELQGDLEALISSEKSLAEEKALAIESLLALLDSIQRNEVVRLASSNRAGLRLLACQAIAHFHSLRDLDQLLDLTRDYRPDVRAAAYQAIGLIRPKESQEAVLEAARKGVQDGNFKAALSAAWLLTLYVPDEGAAIIERYLMSDKQDVRLVASSALAATGRYGASVALTLFERHGDPYVRLNLALGLIGQRLATERAAQVVKQVMVSEKDKWCEVECGIFNALSNHHFNREEEPSSTPEMDNQLIRLKLFNILAVLKEPDTQGAVREFLAERVWGISGAAAALLLTEGDEEAVDLVQQLLQDEHPKVRIQAALVLSLWSHEEAPIQVLEQGYANGDKETRTKILEGLGRIGSMTSVPFLIETLNEPSQTLRLIAAMALIQCLNH
- a CDS encoding isochorismatase family protein gives rise to the protein MLPFTLERSHTGLLIIDVQDKVFASVERGAEVLQAIFKVVKGFETLQLPIFLSEQYPQGLGETLIPLKTLLGDTYCPWTKTTFSCMDDKALREHILALPIQQWVLVGIEAHICVLQTAKGLVQAGKQVTVLNDAIASRSIYEFSTGIAEMRDSGIRISCVETILFELVKDSRAQEFKSISQLIKSCCCEC
- a CDS encoding histidine triad nucleotide-binding protein, whose product is MATVFGKIIRGELPSEKVFENERILAIKDIHPVAPVHLLIIPKKEIADLQSLQSEDFALLSEIISVAQQLAKQFKIEKGYRLLTNNGSEAGQTIFHLHFHLIGGRQLGPMA
- a CDS encoding MYG1 family protein, whose amino-acid sequence is MNIDKTPRSCGTHDGTFHADEVTACALLMLFDLIDEERIVRTRDLHVLATCEYVCDVGGVYDPSQKLFDHHQVDYQGPLSSAGMILKYLQTIGKLKPNEYEFFNSSLVMGIDAHDNGRDPLIPGYCSFSHVVSNYTPIHYDCAPEEQNQAFHQALTFVFEHLQRLWDRFKYTQSCREIVAECMAKSQECLLFDQNLPWLEIFFELKGDEHPALFVIMPSGNHWKLRGIPPSYQDRMKVRLPQPQEWAGLLDEDLKRISGISGAIFCHKGRFISVWETREDALKALEYTLKHAKEAAFNGDGIWKNYQGRASI
- a CDS encoding LOG family protein encodes the protein MESHLDFYHYDLATPDGSVTNLTRMNDKRAEATVFIQNISPYFVGFQIDPQLVLFNIKSTLAQLGLDGIGLSFELDQKNLCAQVQVQLNAIGPIAVEMLKYLQVGSSLGKLFAADERRRVRDPDYLSRMFGRSDRWGKPLLSLGGLHGSNDLILDRVDGRTIAYLTLQNGRVVYDSSIYGFLPTLAKALVKDTKMRDILRLHQEWKPMMTRNVSEDEILLVRTLPLHIRTVFGRVVDSLLSPGYHHTSASILQPDTFASGDIYELYGQSKREITDIPLEFYTLEPYREHVFFSDRDQLQTCLEDSKTLFEAFATAPLPSENRAAVFIVKGQQLKSLKPDDWITRETRLHEFPGPFHGTRQALMVERYIEQQPSYPFLKAIDSGVITSQGILLTRYFPSPLMKRMLLSDQVQRCLKGIYFQYPSLSHMNFFSAEDRALLHDLEKFAIPVYWVDEATRQILQYIQKPDRDSGFFVPLNSVDTFLKSTVFGIYGSNLLAGDFEHEMRVLLQGVLDMRSEMQHPLLSKNTPLALVTGGGPGAMEVGNRVAKDLHILSCANIVDFTAKDGAMVNEQLQNPFVEAKMTYRLDKLVERQAEFHLDFPILLMGGIGTDFEYCLEEVRRKVGSVESTPILLFGEADYWRKKITSRFECNLHSGTIKGSEWISNCFYCIQKAEQGIKVYRDYFMGKLPIGKNGPIYEEGFKVVD
- a CDS encoding DUF1207 domain-containing protein, encoding MMRYAKHFWIFVFSFNSLLFADNFDKDDAPACADTATTVEASQELDNYRSAHPEIYNENCWASVEPETDCEYARSHNLWGIWLPEGPPMFRPFLADPRQLTYSVGWRFNDRALVQNVIDVSFGDTLPIFRWCDIWSFRGDLQLELEGGVWAIFDPLHYSSPLIDADYYVGVPITYAFGNWAIRLRGYHISTHIGDEFLINHPHFDRRNPSIEALDLSVSWQNRQVRLYGVLGNVCCQDDSFRVGEFYMEAGLELRFPQLGYRDYCNRLYGEPFFGMHFRYQSHFKNHINQTYAIGWEWGKVSGIRRKLRFFLEYHDGYSLDGQFCKKATHYVSIRGSYGF